Proteins from a genomic interval of Sphingobacterium sp. SYP-B4668:
- a CDS encoding Lrp/AsnC family transcriptional regulator, which yields MNNNNNKPFHMLDDFDIRILKMLDKDGRMAYSAIANEMGVSNTMIHQRIARMVEQGILEGTKPMLNEKKLGYDWGAFTSLSLEKDHDSQRVIEELKKIPEVTECYFITGNYTLYIKIIAKNHEHMRQLLYEEIDNIPGIAKTDSIIELGCAFKRNIIL from the coding sequence TTGAACAACAACAACAACAAACCCTTCCATATGTTAGATGACTTTGACATTCGTATATTAAAAATGTTAGACAAGGATGGCCGTATGGCTTATTCAGCAATCGCCAATGAGATGGGGGTATCCAATACCATGATTCATCAGCGCATTGCTCGAATGGTCGAACAAGGTATCCTAGAAGGTACCAAGCCTATGTTGAATGAGAAGAAGCTAGGCTACGACTGGGGCGCATTTACGAGCCTAAGTCTTGAAAAAGACCATGACTCCCAACGTGTTATCGAAGAACTCAAAAAAATACCAGAAGTCACAGAATGCTATTTTATAACTGGTAACTACACCCTTTATATCAAAATCATTGCGAAGAACCACGAACACATGCGTCAACTGCTATACGAAGAGATAGACAATATTCCAGGCATCGCTAAAACAGACTCCATAATTGAGTTAGGCTGTGCATTCAAGCGCAACATCATATTATAA
- a CDS encoding RNA polymerase alpha subunit C-terminal domain-containing protein translates to MMTTSKNLKICDNGHQFYKSSDCPTCPICEKSKKPFAGFLALLSNPARNALLHHGIITLEELSTFTEKEILNLHGIGKASLPIFRSALAAHGLCFMPTGQSKNKE, encoded by the coding sequence ATGATGACGACTTCCAAAAATTTGAAAATCTGTGACAATGGGCACCAGTTCTATAAAAGTTCGGATTGCCCAACTTGTCCTATTTGTGAAAAAAGTAAGAAGCCGTTCGCTGGTTTCTTGGCTTTGCTGAGCAATCCCGCGAGGAATGCCCTTTTGCATCATGGAATCATTACGCTCGAAGAATTATCGACATTCACAGAGAAGGAAATTCTGAATCTTCATGGAATAGGCAAAGCCTCTCTACCTATATTTAGATCAGCATTGGCTGCACATGGCCTATGCTTCATGCCGACAGGACAGTCTAAGAATAAGGAATAG
- the rocD gene encoding ornithine--oxo-acid transaminase, producing MGTQANLTKSEAFIAKESQYGAHNYHPLPVVLEKGEGVFVWDVEGNKYFDFLSAYSAVNQGHCHPRIIRALNEQAAKLTLTSRAFYNNKLGDFEEYMCELFGYDKALVMNSGVEAVETALKLCRKWAYTVKGVAADQAKIVFAKDNFHGRTISVISASNDETSTKGFGPFVSGMVQVPYNDVQAFAQLLASDKNIAGFIVEPIQGEAGIIIPDEGYLRAIRELCTINNVLLIVDEIQTGIARTGSLLASYDVSAKEHGSKADILILGKALSGGVLPVSAVLADDEIMLTIKPGEHGSTYGGNPLACAVAVEALQVVLDEGLAANSKKMGEIFRAGLEDIARRLGLIKEVRGKGLLTAIEMDCSEDDDLAWNVCLKFKENGLLAKPTHGNKIRLAPPLVINQAQIEESLGLIEKSLKSFV from the coding sequence ATGGGAACTCAGGCGAATTTGACAAAGAGCGAGGCTTTTATCGCTAAAGAAAGCCAATACGGAGCGCATAATTATCATCCTTTGCCGGTGGTATTGGAAAAGGGTGAAGGCGTATTTGTCTGGGATGTGGAGGGTAATAAGTATTTTGATTTTTTATCGGCTTATTCAGCAGTTAATCAAGGGCATTGTCACCCCCGTATTATCCGCGCGCTAAATGAACAGGCCGCTAAATTGACACTTACTTCGAGGGCATTTTATAACAATAAGCTAGGTGATTTTGAAGAGTATATGTGTGAACTTTTTGGCTATGACAAAGCATTGGTCATGAATTCGGGAGTAGAGGCTGTGGAGACTGCCCTTAAACTGTGCCGTAAATGGGCGTACACGGTAAAAGGGGTAGCCGCTGATCAAGCTAAGATCGTGTTTGCAAAGGATAATTTTCACGGTCGGACGATATCAGTGATCTCCGCATCAAATGATGAGACAAGCACCAAAGGGTTTGGTCCGTTTGTTTCCGGGATGGTGCAGGTGCCATACAACGATGTGCAAGCCTTTGCGCAGTTGTTGGCGTCCGATAAAAATATTGCTGGATTTATAGTGGAGCCAATACAAGGGGAGGCCGGAATCATTATTCCAGATGAAGGATATCTTCGAGCAATACGTGAGTTGTGCACAATAAATAATGTCTTGCTCATAGTCGATGAGATACAGACGGGTATAGCACGAACAGGAAGCTTATTGGCTTCATATGATGTGTCGGCAAAGGAACACGGAAGTAAGGCTGATATCTTGATTTTAGGGAAGGCGCTGTCTGGAGGTGTACTGCCCGTATCTGCGGTGTTGGCAGATGATGAAATCATGCTGACGATCAAGCCAGGTGAACATGGTTCGACCTATGGCGGTAATCCATTGGCTTGTGCAGTGGCGGTTGAAGCTCTACAGGTGGTATTGGATGAGGGGCTAGCTGCAAATAGCAAAAAAATGGGCGAGATTTTCCGGGCCGGACTTGAGGATATAGCTCGCAGATTGGGTCTGATTAAGGAGGTCAGGGGCAAGGGGCTACTTACTGCCATCGAAATGGATTGTAGCGAGGATGATGATCTTGCCTGGAACGTATGCCTGAAGTTCAAGGAGAATGGACTGTTAGCTAAACCTACCCATGGAAACAAAATACGATTGGCCCCCCCATTGGTCATTAATCAAGCACAAATAGAAGAGAGTCTTGGCTTAATCGAAAAATCATTGAAATCATTTGTATGA